The Desulfovibrio litoralis DSM 11393 genomic interval GTTGGTTTAGATTTACCCTTTGTTTGTGTTGGCGAACGCATAAACCCCACAGGCAAAAAACAACTGACGGCTGAACTTCAGGCGGGCGAATTTACTCAAGCAATAAAATATGCCGAAGAACAGATACAAGCAGATTCAAAAGTGCTTGATGTCAACGTTGGGGCACCTCAGGTAGACGAAACCCATCTTTTGCCCTCTTTGGTACAAAGGCTTTCTTCGCAATTTAATACTCCGTTATGTATAGATAGCTCAAATATTTCGGCAATAGAAGCCGCTCTTAAGCTTTATCCCGCTTCTCCTTTAATCAACTCTATTAGTGCTGAAGAGGGTAAACTCGAACGTCTTGGTCCTTTATGTCGAGACTTGGGAGCCCCTTTTATCTTTTTACCGTTGAAAGGGCGTAAACTGCCTGAGACAGCCAAAGAACGTATTAATATTCTTGAAGACTTTTTGAAGAATGCCGAAAAACTCGGTATCCCGAAAGAGTTGATTATTGTTGATGCCCTTGTTTTAGCGGTTTCATCAAAACCCGAAGCCGCCAAAAGTTGTTTGGAATTTGTGCGTTATTGTTCTCAAACTTTAAAATTGCCAACGCTGATGGGGCTTTCAAATATTTCGTTTGGCTTACCCGCCAGAGAGTTAATTAATTCAAGCTTTTTAACCTTGGCGGCCGGTGCCGGTTCAAGTGCCTGTATCGCTAATCCGAGCAGTTCGAGAATTAGAGAAGTTATAGCCGGAACAGACCTTTTGCTTCATAAAGACCCGCAAGCAGAGAGGTTTATCGAGCGTTACAGTGCATGGACAGCGGAAAATAATACGCTTAATCTCGGAAATGATAACTTAAAGTCGCCTAAAGTCGGCCCGCAAAATATTTTTGAGGCTGTTGTTAAAGGTGATAAAGAAGCCACTCTCAGATTTTTGGAAGAAGAGCTTAAAAGCGGAATAGAACCATATGTTCTGGTCAATCAAAAACTGATTCCGGCAATTACCGAAGTTGGCAGAAAATATGAAAAGAAAGAATATTTCTTGCCACAACTGCTCCGTTCCGCAGAGGCAATGCAAGCCGGTTTTGCTAAGGTTAAACCTTTGCTTGAAAAAGAAAGTGCACATCAAGCACGCCCACGCATAGTTATTGCCACGGTTGAGGGCGATATTCATGATATAGGAAAAAATATCGTGCAATTAATGCTTAGTAACCACGGTTTTGATGTTATAGACTTGGGTAAAGATGTTAAAGCCAAAACCATAGTTGAAAGAGCCAAAGAAGAAAATGCGGCAATAATCGGGTTGTCGGCTCTGATGACAACAACGATGGTGCGTATGCAAGAAACCATAGACCTCTTGCAAAAAGAAGCATTATCTATTAAAGTTATGATTGGTGGAGCCGTTGTAACCGAACACTTTGCCAAAAGCATAGGAGCTGACGGCTACTCTACCGATGCGGTTGATGCTGTTCGCTTGGCACAAAAATTATTAAATATAAAAAATTAACCTAAAAATCATTCGGGGTGCAACATGCAACGTGTTCATAAATTGAGCCTAACAGTCTTTTTTGTTTTTATGAGTATCTTGAGTATAAGTTTGATGAGTTATACAAAGTCTTTTGCCGCTGAACCGGAATCAATGAGCTTGGCACAATTTGACGAAGCTTTGGCAAACTCAAAGGGTCAAGTGGTTTTGGTAAACTTTTTTGCTACTTGGTGTCCTCCGTGTAAAGCGGAAATACCGGTTTTACAAAGACTTTTTGCTAAACATCCGGCAAACAAACTTAAAGTTATTGCCCTGTCTGTTGATGAAGAGACGGAAGAAGTTTTACCGTTTATGCAAAAATTAGGGGCGAAATATCCTATTTTTCTTGCTCAAAACGACTTATCCGAAAAATGGAATCTTTACGCTATTCCACGCCTTTTGATCTTTGATAAAAGCGGAAAATTGGTTAAAGACCATGAAGGAATGATGTCTGAACAAGAGTTAAACAGCTTGGTGGAGAAATATCTTGGTCAATAAAGAAGAAATAAATTCTTCAAACTTTATATTGCGTAAAGCAAAAATAAAAGATGTAAAACAAATACATGCCTTATTGATGGAATCAGCCGCCAGAGGAAAACTTTTGGCACGCCCGTTAAACCAGTTATATCATCATTTAAGAGAGTTTGTTGTTGTTGAAACAGAAGCCGATAAACCGATTATTGCCTGCGTTGCACTTTCTATTACTTGGTCAGATAGTGCGGAAGTTCGCTCTTTAGTCGTTGATGAGTCTTATCAAAAACTGGGTTTGGGGCGAAAACTTGTTGAACATTGTATAAAAGAAGCAAAAGAGTTTGAATTAAAAAGAGTTTTTACTTTGACTTATCAAGTAGACTTTTTTAACAAATTAAATTTTAAAGAAATTACCAAAGATCAATTACCTCAAAAAATATGGGCAGATTGCATACATTGTCCAAAGTTTCCGGAATGCGATGAAACTGCAATGATTTTTAATCTTTAAACTAAGGCACTTTTTAAGACAAAACAAAAACATTTGTCTTAAAAAAATCTAAACATTAACTAAAGAAACCAGATAAAAGAACCGATATGCAAAATAGTAAAGACAGCTTAAGTGTAGTTTTTTCAAAAGAACAAATTGACGAACGCATAAATGAGCTTGCAAAAAATATTAACGAATATTATCGTGAGGCGTTAAAGGCAAACGAACAACTGCTTGTTGTTTGTGTATTACGAGGGGCAGTTTTGTTTTTTGCCGATTTGGTTCGCCACCTTGAAGGTAACATTGAGTTAGATTTTGTGCGTATTGCCAGTTACGGAAAAAGTACAAGTTCTTCGGGTCATGTAAATTTTATTAAAGATTTAGAAATCGATATTCAAGATAAGCATGTTTTAATAGTCGAAGATATTGTTGATAGTGGATTAAGCATGAACTTTTTGTTAAAACAACTGGAAGTGCGTAACCCCAAAAGTTTAAAACTGGTTGCTTTAATCAGTAAAACAGAACGCAGAGAAAACGAAGTTAAAGTTGACTTTGTTGGTTTTGATAAGGCAAACGGTTTTCTTGTTGGCTATGGTCTTGATTATGCCGAAAAATATCGCCACCTTCCGGCGATTTATGACCTCAAATTATCAAACTAAACCTTTATAAAATATAGTTTCGGGTAGACAGATGATTGTAGCTTGTCCAAATTGTTCAACTAAATATAAATTACCGGACGAACAGGTTCGCCCTGGGGCTAAAGCTCGTTGTTCTGTATGTTCCGAAGTTTTTTCTATTGAACCTGATTATAATACGCCGCCGCCTAAAAAACAAGCGGATAACAACTTAGAAGACCTACTTTTTGGTGAGGACAATTCTAAAGAACCCCAAGTTCCTGTTTCTGATCAAACTAATTCTGAAAAAGAGATAGAACAAAAACAACCTACAGGTAGTGCGATTGACGAGTTAGACAATGAACTCGATGACCTTTTTGGTGAATCAAAAAGCCCTAACCAACCTGTTTCCGCCCAAAACTCAACTCCAAGCCCAACCCAAAGTTCAGCCCAGAATAATGTGATTGATGATAATGAGCTTGATGCTTTAGTCAATCAACCGAAAAATCAGGAAGTTACTCCGCCTCAAAAGCCAAGTACTATGGCTGATGACCCTTTTTCCCATCTTGTAGACGATAGCGGTACGGATTTTGGAGACCTTTTTGATGAGATAGATCCTAATTCTTCAAAAAAGAACCCACCTATTCTTCACGCTCCGGAACAGCAAAGTGAAATGCTGGAGCAACAAAAAGCCAGTGAGCGTTTGGCAAATCGTGCCTTTAAAATGAGTGCCCAAAATCTGGAAGCAGAAAATACACGAGCGAACAGGAAGTCTGCTAATGATTTAGATTTTGATCTCAACGAAGAAGAAGCTCCGTTGATTTACGGAGAGCCTGCGGCAGGTTCAAAGGGTAATACCAAACTTTCTACAAAAAATGACTATCAACCGCCAAGTCAAAATGCAGAGCCTATTCCCCCTTTAGCTCAAAAGAAAGAAATTCCTTGGGGAAAAATCGGGGCTTTTGCCATGATTTTAATCGTGTGTATCGGGATTGGCGGATATTTTTGGTATAGAGAACAACAACGAGCTGCTTATGAAGCGGCCCTCGCCGAACAAAGAGAACGTCTCAAGTTATTTGAGGTAAAAATAGAACATCAATTTGTAGTTGCCAACGAAAAAAATGTACCGCCTCAGACTAAAATCGGAAATTCAGGAGCGGCATCATCAACCGTCAAGGGTAAGATTTTTGTTGTTACCGGAACAGTAACCAACAACTTTCCCATGCCCAAAAGCGATATTCGTTTAGTTGCCTCTTTGCTTGATGCCGAAGGTAGAGTCCTTGCCAAAAAAGAGCAATTTGCCGGAACAACGGCCACTATGTTTCAACTTTCAGTCATGGACGAAAAAGACCTTGAGGCATATCTTAACAGCACAGCCACTATTTTGGAAAATAATTCCGTAGTCTTGCCAAATACCAGCATTCCTTTTACTTTTGTTTTTTATCGTGTTTTTGATAGGGCGGCGACAATTCAAGTTAACGTCATTAGTGCAAATGATGCGAGAATCTTAAAAGACAATAATGCCATGGACGGCAAAAACATAAAAAAACAGTAAGCATTGTTTGCTTATAGCCAAGTCAAAGGGAAAGTTAATTTTTCTGTAAAAAAGAGTGTCTTTCTGACGAAAGCTGCTCTGAGACTCTTGTTCAATAGTCTAAATATAGAAAGCTATAAACAGACAGTGGGGTTTTAAAATGTCAGACGTTGAAGGGCTAGTGGGGTTAGTGGCTTCTGTTATTGTTGTTGTCGGTCTTTTTTCTATGTTTTTTTATGTGAATATTACGAAAAGTTTTAAAGTGGCTCTTAAGTTTAATCTTTTGAAAATATTCATAATGTGTGTCTTGTTCTTTTTTGCCTTGCCCCCTCTGCAATCTAAAGACGGAATGCGTTTAGGTTTTTTCTTTGATCTATTTGAATATATTCTCTATTCTTCTATAACAGTTATTCCTTATCTCATAAGCTTGATCTTTAGCTTCGTTTTAATAAAATTCCTCAAAAAAGATGTGCAAAAATATGGCGAACGTAGTGCCAGTTTAATCTTGGCTTTAGCAGCATTGTGCTTGCCGCTTTTTTTTATTGTATTGAATGATATTAACTTTTCGTTTAATTCTATTACAGTTCGCTTGATTGTAATCCACCTCTTTGTAACCTTGTATTGTGGGGTTATCTTTTTTATTTTTCGTTTGATAAATAAAAAAACAATGTCGCTAAAACTAATTGTTTGCTATCCTTTTTTATTATATGTAATATTTTTAAATATTGTATCTATGAATCTGATTGGAAAGCCCGAGATTTAATGTGAAAAATTTTTATTATTGTAATAAGAGAAATGTAAATACCTTTTAAGGAGCGTGTTAATGGTAGAACCGATAGCCATATACTTGCCACAATTTCATGAAATAGAAGAAAATAATCTTTGGTGGGGAAAGGGATTTACGGAATGGGTCAATGTAAAAGAGGCAAAGCCGTCATATAACGGCCACTATCAACCGCATATTCCTCATAAGTCAATCGGTTATTACGATCTTTCAGACGAAGCCTTTTTAATACGCCAACATCAACTCGCTTATCGTTATGGGGTTAAAAATTTTTGTTATTATTATTATAATTTTAACGGAAAAACTTTGTTGGAAAAACCTTTGCGTTCTATTATCTCGCGTAAAGAGATTAAAAACCGTTTTTGTTTGTGTTGGGCAAACGAAAATTGGACTCGGGTTTGGTACGGTATGGATAAAAAAGTTCTTATTGCCCAAGAATATTCAGAAGCCCACGCCGTAAGATTTATACAAGATATTACGCCATATCTAACCCATGAACGCTATATTTGCGTTGATAATAAACCCATGTTGCTTGTATACCGCCCCGAATTGGTTGAAGACTGTCAACGTTATGCCGAAATTTGGCGACGAGAGGCAAGAGCTTTGGGTTTTGCCGATTTATATTTGGTGGCGGTCGAAGCTTTATCTCATGATGTTTCACCTCAAGAATATGGCTTTGATGCGGCTTTGGAGTTTGCACCGGATTGGCGTATGACCCACTTAATTTCCCCGCCGGAACAAAAACCTCGTGTCTTTGATTATCCTGCAACTGTTGCTAATATGTTGCAAAAAGCCGTTCCTGATTATACTCGCTTTCGTTGTGTATTTCCGTCATGGGATAATTCGCCAAGATATAAAGGTGGGGGCGTCTTATTTGAAAACACCTCGCTTGGGGCTTTTCTCTTTTTCTTGGAAAACACCATTAAATATACTAAAGAGAAAGTTCCTGAAAATGCTCAATATTTTTTTATTAATGCGTGGAACGAATGGGGTGAGGGTTGCCATCTTGAACCTGATGAACGTAATGGCTTATCTTTTTTGCAGATTTTACATAAAGCGTTGATGAAGGCTTAAGTTAAAATTTAAAATGATTTATTAAAATTATAATATTTGCACTATAACTACTTAATAACTAAAATATTTAGGAGCATTACAATGAAAAACCTATCTTGCACTATGTTTTGCATTCTTTTTTGTTTATTTTTTTCTTCTTTGGCTTGTGCTGAAACAAAAAAATCAGACCCTGTTATTTGGTCTTATTATGAAGACGGATATGAGCTTTATGCTCCGCAATTATCTAATGATAATAAATTTTTGACACTGGTGCGTAAGCGTCATTTGCCCGATGGACATGAGGCAGAAATGTTGTCGGACGCCGAATTAAAGAAATTTGATGATGAAGTCAAGAAAAACTCACGTTTTGCAGATCCCGAAATTACCTTAATAGGGATTAAAGACAAAAGTAAACAAATGATTGATTATGGTTGGGATCCGATTTTTTCAAAAAATCAAACCGAGATTTTTTATGCACATCAAGTCAAGCCTATTTCCGGTTTTCGTATGTTAGCCGCTACAATGGCAGGGAATGAAATTCGCTCTTATGACACATTAAAGAATGAAACAATAGCACGCCCCAGTTTTGGTTATTTATCACAACCTCAAAATGGCGAGAACAATACGGTAATTTTTGCTTTATCTGATGGAGTAAATGGTGATTATGGCGGTAATATCGGGCTTGGTATGGTTGACCTTAAAACCAAACAACAAAAGGTTTTATATGAACCCAGACAAGAACATAAGCTTTATCACCTCGTAAACAAATTTGCAGGATATAATGGAAGCAATATAATCTTGCGTCGTCGCCCTTTAACAGAGGGTGTTTATCTTGCTGATGCTTATGCGGCTGAACTTATTGAAGTTCCGAGTGAAAAGATTTTATATAGTTGGGGCGAACTTAAAGAGAGACAAGACGTCGACTTTAGAATATGTTCAAATCAATTAGAAGTTTATGATGAAAAATGGCAAACTTTAAACAAAGTTGAATCTCGCTTTAATCCCAAGCAATATGGTTTTTCAAGCCCAAATTGTGAATATATCGCCAGTATTAACGAAGATGATAAACAGATAAAAATTTATTCCACAAATGGAGAGGTAATACTTGATTGGAAACCCCAAAGCGGACGTATCCTTGAACATGCTTGGTCGCCTGATTCCACTCGCCTTGTGCTTTTAGTTAGTCATGGTTTAGATTTTAACGATAAGGGCGAATATGAAGCCTTTAAATTTGATCAGATTGTAATCTTGTCTGTTGATGACATAAAAATCAACTAAAAAAACTTTTTGGGAGTCCCAAATGCGTATTTTATCTCTTGGTATTTTATTTGTGTTATTATTTTCCAATAACGCTTTCGCTTTTAAGGGTGAAGCCGCCGAAGCCATTTTATATGAAGCTGTTTATAACCAAATGGAACGTGAACGCATGGAACAAGCGGGCGTAAAAAAACTGCACCCCGAAGGTTTTTATAAAATTTGTGCATCAGGTACTCTGGACGAAGTTAAAAAAGCTATAGCTGAAGGAGCAGACCCTAAAATCCCTGATGCTGACAGAGGACAAACAACTTGCCTGCATGATGCCGCC includes:
- a CDS encoding homocysteine S-methyltransferase family protein, with product MRILREILKSGKRLFFDGAMGTMLQSRGLPPGAGPELFCLENPEILKQIHREYARAGADFLTTNTFGGNRLKLPAGTNVVEVNKRLTSLAREVADEEFSRSGRKLVVAGNIGPTGHFLKPLGDLSFEELVDVFREQTRGLIEGGADCLMIQTQIDISEARAAIFAARTLCQDMGMSLQDSIPIGVTMTFEGNRSLTGSTPEVFVATMCNMGVDFLGTNCSAGPKEIYNVATSVIANSTVPVIIQPNAGLPELVDGKTVFNLTPEEFADLTKEFGVLGAEILGGCCGTTPAHIAALYNAAKEIPLIPRQKVEGRISLTSRTNLVQVGLDLPFVCVGERINPTGKKQLTAELQAGEFTQAIKYAEEQIQADSKVLDVNVGAPQVDETHLLPSLVQRLSSQFNTPLCIDSSNISAIEAALKLYPASPLINSISAEEGKLERLGPLCRDLGAPFIFLPLKGRKLPETAKERINILEDFLKNAEKLGIPKELIIVDALVLAVSSKPEAAKSCLEFVRYCSQTLKLPTLMGLSNISFGLPARELINSSFLTLAAGAGSSACIANPSSSRIREVIAGTDLLLHKDPQAERFIERYSAWTAENNTLNLGNDNLKSPKVGPQNIFEAVVKGDKEATLRFLEEELKSGIEPYVLVNQKLIPAITEVGRKYEKKEYFLPQLLRSAEAMQAGFAKVKPLLEKESAHQARPRIVIATVEGDIHDIGKNIVQLMLSNHGFDVIDLGKDVKAKTIVERAKEENAAIIGLSALMTTTMVRMQETIDLLQKEALSIKVMIGGAVVTEHFAKSIGADGYSTDAVDAVRLAQKLLNIKN
- a CDS encoding TlpA family protein disulfide reductase, translated to MQRVHKLSLTVFFVFMSILSISLMSYTKSFAAEPESMSLAQFDEALANSKGQVVLVNFFATWCPPCKAEIPVLQRLFAKHPANKLKVIALSVDEETEEVLPFMQKLGAKYPIFLAQNDLSEKWNLYAIPRLLIFDKSGKLVKDHEGMMSEQELNSLVEKYLGQ
- a CDS encoding N-acetyltransferase; the encoded protein is MVNKEEINSSNFILRKAKIKDVKQIHALLMESAARGKLLARPLNQLYHHLREFVVVETEADKPIIACVALSITWSDSAEVRSLVVDESYQKLGLGRKLVEHCIKEAKEFELKRVFTLTYQVDFFNKLNFKEITKDQLPQKIWADCIHCPKFPECDETAMIFNL
- the hpt gene encoding hypoxanthine phosphoribosyltransferase — its product is MQNSKDSLSVVFSKEQIDERINELAKNINEYYREALKANEQLLVVCVLRGAVLFFADLVRHLEGNIELDFVRIASYGKSTSSSGHVNFIKDLEIDIQDKHVLIVEDIVDSGLSMNFLLKQLEVRNPKSLKLVALISKTERRENEVKVDFVGFDKANGFLVGYGLDYAEKYRHLPAIYDLKLSN
- a CDS encoding DUF3426 domain-containing protein, whose amino-acid sequence is MIVACPNCSTKYKLPDEQVRPGAKARCSVCSEVFSIEPDYNTPPPKKQADNNLEDLLFGEDNSKEPQVPVSDQTNSEKEIEQKQPTGSAIDELDNELDDLFGESKSPNQPVSAQNSTPSPTQSSAQNNVIDDNELDALVNQPKNQEVTPPQKPSTMADDPFSHLVDDSGTDFGDLFDEIDPNSSKKNPPILHAPEQQSEMLEQQKASERLANRAFKMSAQNLEAENTRANRKSANDLDFDLNEEEAPLIYGEPAAGSKGNTKLSTKNDYQPPSQNAEPIPPLAQKKEIPWGKIGAFAMILIVCIGIGGYFWYREQQRAAYEAALAEQRERLKLFEVKIEHQFVVANEKNVPPQTKIGNSGAASSTVKGKIFVVTGTVTNNFPMPKSDIRLVASLLDAEGRVLAKKEQFAGTTATMFQLSVMDEKDLEAYLNSTATILENNSVVLPNTSIPFTFVFYRVFDRAATIQVNVISANDARILKDNNAMDGKNIKKQ
- a CDS encoding glycosyltransferase WbsX family protein; this encodes MVEPIAIYLPQFHEIEENNLWWGKGFTEWVNVKEAKPSYNGHYQPHIPHKSIGYYDLSDEAFLIRQHQLAYRYGVKNFCYYYYNFNGKTLLEKPLRSIISRKEIKNRFCLCWANENWTRVWYGMDKKVLIAQEYSEAHAVRFIQDITPYLTHERYICVDNKPMLLVYRPELVEDCQRYAEIWRREARALGFADLYLVAVEALSHDVSPQEYGFDAALEFAPDWRMTHLISPPEQKPRVFDYPATVANMLQKAVPDYTRFRCVFPSWDNSPRYKGGGVLFENTSLGAFLFFLENTIKYTKEKVPENAQYFFINAWNEWGEGCHLEPDERNGLSFLQILHKALMKA